From the genome of Phytohabitans rumicis, one region includes:
- a CDS encoding CapA family protein, producing the protein MAGVAVGAVAILGEEHRSAAPVWRDSAVEDTAEPTAAPPSGKAAGRSISLSATGDIIMGNAPGKLPPNSGEGFFDSVRAALAADLVMGNLEEPLTDDTGAGKCGPKSTNCYQYRVPPSYAGHLRDAGFEVLNMANNHGHDYGAAGFRNTQQALTEHGLKHTGAPDEITVVDVEGVRVAVAGFSSYSWSNSLVDIVAAAEVVEKAAGLADLVVVQVHMGAEGADKRHVKPGTERYLGENRGDPVKFSHAMIDAGADLIVGHGPHVLRAMEFYQGRLIAYSLGNFAGGAGTLRKDGPLGLGGVLKVSLTADGTWAGGQLTSTYLNAGGLPALDDEHRGAEAVRELSESDFPTTGATLERTGKISVSSAG; encoded by the coding sequence ATGGCGGGCGTCGCGGTGGGCGCCGTCGCCATCCTCGGCGAGGAGCACCGGTCGGCCGCGCCGGTGTGGCGGGACAGCGCGGTAGAGGACACGGCCGAGCCCACCGCCGCGCCGCCATCCGGCAAGGCGGCCGGCCGGAGCATCTCGCTGTCCGCCACCGGCGACATCATCATGGGCAACGCGCCCGGCAAGCTTCCGCCGAACAGCGGCGAGGGCTTCTTCGATTCGGTACGCGCCGCGCTGGCCGCCGACCTCGTCATGGGCAACCTGGAGGAGCCGCTCACCGACGACACCGGCGCCGGCAAGTGTGGGCCCAAGTCCACCAACTGCTACCAGTACCGGGTGCCCCCGTCGTACGCCGGGCACCTGCGGGACGCCGGCTTCGAGGTGCTCAACATGGCCAACAATCACGGGCACGACTACGGCGCGGCCGGGTTCCGCAACACCCAGCAGGCGCTGACCGAGCACGGGCTGAAGCACACCGGCGCGCCCGACGAGATCACGGTGGTGGACGTCGAGGGCGTACGGGTGGCGGTGGCGGGCTTCTCGTCGTACTCGTGGTCCAACAGCCTGGTCGACATCGTCGCGGCGGCCGAGGTGGTGGAAAAGGCGGCGGGCCTGGCCGACCTGGTGGTCGTGCAGGTGCACATGGGCGCGGAGGGCGCCGACAAGCGCCACGTCAAGCCGGGCACCGAGCGGTACCTGGGGGAGAACAGGGGCGACCCGGTCAAGTTCTCCCACGCCATGATCGACGCGGGCGCCGACCTCATCGTGGGCCACGGGCCGCACGTGCTCCGGGCGATGGAGTTCTACCAGGGCCGGCTTATCGCGTACAGCCTGGGCAACTTCGCCGGCGGCGCCGGGACGCTCCGCAAGGACGGGCCGCTCGGGCTGGGCGGGGTGCTCAAGGTCTCGCTGACCGCGGACGGCACCTGGGCGGGCGGCCAGCTCACCTCCACCTACCTGAACGCGGGCGGCCTGCCGGCCCTGGACGACGAGCACCGCGGCGCCGAGGCGGTACGGGAGCTGAGCGAGTCGGACTTCCCCACGACGGGCGCCACCCTGGAGCGCACCGGCAAGATCAGCGTCTCCTCTGCCGGCTGA
- the nth gene encoding endonuclease III, giving the protein MARASSDLSRKRRARKMARVLEETHPDAHCELNHETPLQLAVATILSAQTTDVRVNEVTPKLFARYPTAADYAGADRAELEGLLKPTGFFRNKTNSVMRLGQVLVEQYDGEVPRTLDELVRLPGIGRKTANVILGNAFGVPGITVDTHFQRLVRRWEWTEQTDPVKIEHAIGALIEKREWTMLSHRVIFHGRRVCHARKPACGACTLTKMCPSYGTGPTEAAAAAKLLKGPRARELAVAAGVDPELVPAGAMAAPDVP; this is encoded by the coding sequence GTGGCCCGTGCATCCAGTGACCTGTCCCGCAAGCGCCGGGCGCGCAAGATGGCGCGCGTGCTGGAGGAGACCCACCCCGACGCGCACTGCGAGCTCAACCACGAGACCCCGCTCCAGCTCGCGGTGGCGACGATCCTGTCCGCACAGACCACCGACGTGCGGGTCAACGAGGTCACGCCCAAGCTGTTCGCCCGCTACCCGACCGCGGCCGACTACGCCGGCGCCGACCGGGCCGAGCTCGAAGGGCTACTCAAGCCGACCGGCTTCTTTCGCAACAAGACCAACTCGGTGATGCGGCTCGGCCAGGTGCTGGTCGAGCAGTACGACGGCGAGGTGCCGCGCACGCTCGACGAGCTGGTCAGGCTCCCCGGCATCGGTCGCAAGACCGCCAACGTGATCCTGGGCAACGCGTTCGGCGTGCCGGGCATCACCGTCGACACCCACTTCCAGCGGCTCGTGCGGCGGTGGGAGTGGACGGAGCAGACCGACCCGGTGAAGATCGAGCACGCCATCGGCGCGCTCATCGAAAAGCGAGAGTGGACGATGCTCTCGCACCGCGTGATCTTCCACGGCCGCCGGGTCTGCCACGCCCGCAAGCCGGCCTGTGGGGCGTGCACGCTGACCAAGATGTGCCCGTCGTACGGGACCGGTCCGACCGAGGCGGCCGCCGCGGCCAAGCTGCTCAAGGGTCCCCGCGCCCGCGAGCTGGCGGTGGCCGCCGGCGTCGATCCCGAGCTGGTGCCGGCCGGGGCGATGGCGGCGCCGGACGTGCCGTGA
- a CDS encoding TlpA family protein disulfide reductase has product MKTASLLALLLVAGCSGGGGEPAQPEAAPPFADCAAVTTPPAGSGAAAATAGDAQPLPDVALPCFTGGETVSVRAIRGPAIVNLWGSWCPPCRDELPAFQRFADRAAGKVTVIGVDTRDDRSAATSLATDAGLTYPNLYDPSEQLRIKLRVTALPATLFVDREGRVRHLYNSTALDDATLATLAARHLGVTLP; this is encoded by the coding sequence GTGAAAACAGCGTCCTTACTGGCGTTGCTGTTGGTCGCTGGATGTAGCGGCGGTGGCGGCGAGCCGGCGCAGCCCGAGGCGGCGCCGCCGTTCGCGGACTGTGCCGCGGTGACCACGCCGCCCGCCGGCTCCGGCGCCGCGGCCGCGACGGCTGGTGACGCCCAGCCGCTGCCGGACGTCGCGCTGCCGTGCTTCACCGGGGGCGAGACGGTCTCGGTGCGGGCGATCCGCGGTCCGGCCATCGTCAACCTGTGGGGCTCCTGGTGCCCGCCGTGCCGGGATGAGCTGCCGGCCTTCCAGCGCTTCGCCGACCGGGCCGCCGGCAAGGTGACCGTCATCGGCGTCGACACCCGCGACGACCGGTCGGCCGCCACCTCGCTCGCCACGGACGCCGGCCTGACGTACCCCAATCTGTACGACCCGTCCGAGCAGCTGCGGATCAAACTGCGGGTGACCGCGCTGCCGGCGACGCTCTTCGTCGACCGGGAGGGGCGGGTCCGGCACCTCTACAACTCGACCGCGCTCGACGACGCCACGCTCGCGACCCTCGCCGCCCGCCACCTGGGAGTGACGCTGCCGTGA
- a CDS encoding NUDIX hydrolase: MTRANGVPEWLRPLLDRLGTARVEDFTRLPTPPEGGRASAVLVLLGEQHGEPDVLMLQRAETLRTHAGQPAFPGGASDPGDADAAATALREAEEEVGLAPASVTVLAQLPQLWIPVSDFVVTPVLAWWHAPHEVHPRAPEEVARVARLPVAELVDPANRLQVRHPSGWVGPAFQVRGMLVWGFTAGVLSALLEMAGWARPWPRDRIAELPVSTPQPAPAAGTDVG, encoded by the coding sequence GTGACCCGAGCAAACGGGGTGCCGGAGTGGCTGCGACCCCTGCTGGACCGGTTGGGTACGGCGCGGGTCGAAGACTTCACCCGCCTGCCCACCCCACCCGAGGGCGGCCGGGCGAGCGCCGTACTCGTGCTGCTGGGAGAGCAGCACGGCGAGCCTGACGTGTTGATGCTGCAGCGGGCCGAAACCCTCCGGACGCACGCCGGCCAGCCCGCCTTTCCGGGGGGCGCGAGCGACCCCGGCGACGCCGACGCGGCGGCGACCGCGCTGCGGGAGGCGGAGGAGGAGGTCGGCCTCGCGCCGGCCAGCGTGACCGTCCTCGCTCAGCTGCCGCAGCTGTGGATTCCGGTCAGTGACTTCGTGGTGACGCCGGTGCTGGCATGGTGGCATGCGCCACACGAAGTGCATCCGCGGGCTCCGGAAGAGGTCGCCCGGGTCGCCCGGCTGCCGGTCGCCGAGCTGGTCGATCCGGCCAACCGCCTGCAGGTACGGCATCCGAGCGGCTGGGTCGGTCCGGCGTTTCAGGTGCGCGGGATGCTCGTCTGGGGGTTCACCGCGGGGGTGCTCTCCGCGCTGCTCGAGATGGCGGGCTGGGCCCGGCCGTGGCCCCGGGATCGGATCGCTGAGCTGCCCGTCAGCACTCCGCAGCCGGCTCCGGCAGCGGGCACCGACGTCGGCTGA
- a CDS encoding MarP family serine protease, which produces MSAIDVALVLLMLLFAISGYRQGFVIGALSFAGFFGGALIGLQLGPLVAQRFADDAIRVVVSLIAIFGLAVLGQALAGWLGTHLRHAITSPTGRKVDDAGGALVSVLAVLVVAWLVAVPLGSSSLPWLASSVRNSALLDGVNRVMPQQAQALSDALRTTVDTRGFPEVFGNLAPTRAREVAAPDPALANSKVVVNSRQSVVKVLGSARSCSRRIEGSGFVYASERVMTNAHVVAGTNSVQIELGDEKLDGRVVVYDPDRDLAVIYVPGLDAPVMPFVTRKAPTNTDAIVIGFPLDGPYNAQPARVRDVGEITGPDIYNSGDVTREIYTIRALVRSGNSGGPLVSANGQVLGVIFAAAADDRTTGFAVTAQEAGPVATAGQSRTRATTTGDCT; this is translated from the coding sequence GTGTCCGCCATCGATGTCGCTCTTGTGCTCCTCATGCTGTTGTTCGCTATCAGCGGATACCGACAGGGATTCGTTATTGGGGCACTGTCCTTCGCCGGCTTCTTCGGCGGCGCGCTGATCGGTCTGCAACTGGGACCGCTGGTCGCCCAGCGGTTCGCGGACGACGCCATCCGGGTCGTCGTCTCGCTCATCGCCATCTTCGGTCTCGCCGTCCTCGGGCAGGCGCTGGCGGGCTGGCTGGGCACCCACCTGCGGCACGCCATCACCAGCCCAACCGGGCGGAAGGTGGACGACGCGGGCGGGGCACTGGTCTCGGTGCTCGCCGTGCTCGTGGTGGCCTGGCTGGTGGCCGTGCCGCTCGGGTCGTCGTCGCTGCCGTGGCTGGCCAGCTCGGTGCGCAACAGCGCCCTGCTGGACGGCGTCAACCGGGTCATGCCCCAGCAGGCGCAGGCGCTCTCCGACGCGCTGCGCACCACCGTCGACACCCGCGGCTTCCCGGAGGTCTTCGGCAACCTGGCACCGACCCGGGCCCGCGAGGTCGCCGCGCCCGACCCGGCGCTGGCCAACTCCAAGGTCGTGGTCAACTCGCGGCAGTCCGTGGTGAAGGTGCTCGGCTCGGCGCGGAGCTGCTCGCGGCGCATCGAGGGCTCCGGCTTCGTGTACGCGTCGGAGCGGGTCATGACCAACGCCCACGTGGTGGCCGGCACCAACTCGGTCCAGATCGAGCTCGGCGACGAAAAGCTCGACGGGCGCGTCGTCGTGTACGACCCGGACCGCGACCTCGCCGTCATCTACGTGCCCGGCCTGGACGCCCCGGTGATGCCGTTCGTGACCCGGAAGGCGCCGACCAACACCGACGCGATCGTGATCGGCTTCCCCCTGGACGGCCCGTACAACGCCCAGCCGGCCCGGGTACGCGACGTCGGCGAGATCACCGGTCCGGACATCTACAACTCGGGCGACGTGACCCGGGAGATCTACACGATTCGGGCGCTGGTCCGGAGCGGCAACTCCGGCGGTCCGCTGGTCTCCGCCAACGGGCAGGTGCTCGGCGTGATCTTCGCGGCGGCGGCGGACGACCGTACGACGGGGTTCGCGGTGACCGCCCAGGAGGCCGGGCCGGTGGCCACGGCCGGCCAGAGCCGTACCCGGGCGACAACGACCGGCGACTGCACGTAG